The following are encoded in a window of Harmonia axyridis chromosome 7, icHarAxyr1.1, whole genome shotgun sequence genomic DNA:
- the LOC123684091 gene encoding perlucin-like: MFKTFILVSLFLHVFAYTSSERNYPNWLLHIGVREVTKDVNTRLNNQPNGNELSLLNSGLISAPDCSKKIKFSGIPLVDLGGRFYYFGTYFKANFFKAMQFCRDHGMNLLSIESDDENTRISDHLSKHAKGIDHFWTSGSDLGEEGKFVWLSTGKYLNYTNWSPPQPDNSGKIENCLELWKIDRYIWNDIPCTNQYNFICEMKECTDFCS; the protein is encoded by the exons ATGTTCAAAACATTTATTTTGGTTTCGTTATTTCTCCATGTCTTCG cTTATACTTCTTCTGAAAGAAACTACCCAAATTGGCTTTTACATATAGGAGTGAGAGAGGTTACAAAGGATGTTAATACCAGATTGAATAATCAACCAAATGGCAATGAATTATCTCTTCTAAACAGTGGGCTTATATCTGCAC cGGACTGTTCCAAGAAGATAAAATTTTCTGGCATTCCTTTAGTTGACCTTGGCGGCCGTTTTTACTATTTTGGAACATACTTTAAg GCTAATTTCTTCAAAGCGATGCAATTCTGCAGAGATCACGGAATGAACCTACTGAGTATTGAATCTGATGATGAAAATACAAGGATTTCAGATCATCTTTCAAAACATG caAAAGGAATCGATCATTTCTGGACATCTGGATCAGATTTAGgagaagaaggaaaatttgtttgGTTATCCACtggaaaatatttaaattacacCAACTGGAGTCCCCCTCAACCTGATAATTCCGGAAAGATAGAAAACTGTTTGGAACTTTGGAAGATCGATCGTTATATTTGGAATGACATACCGTGTACAAATCAATATAACTTTATTTGTGAGATGAAAGAATGTACTGACTTCTGCtcataa
- the LOC123684090 gene encoding perlucin-like yields the protein MFKTFILVSLFLHVFAYTSSERNYPNWLLHIGVREVTKDVNTRLNNQPNGNEISSLYSGLISASDCSKKIKFSGIPLVDLGGRFYYFGTYFKANFFKAMQFCRDHGMNLLSIESDDENTRILDHLSKYAKGIDHFWTSGSDLGEEGKFVWLSTGKYLNYTNWSPPQPDNAGNIENCLELWKIDRYIWNDEPCTIQYNFICEMKECTDFCL from the exons cttATACTTCTTCTGAAAGAAACTACCCAAATTGGCTTTTACATATAGGAGTGAGAGAGGTTACAAAGGATGTTAATACCAGATTGAATAATCAACCAAATGGCAATGAAATATCTTCTCTATACAGTGGGCTCATATCTGCAT CGGACTGTTCCAAGAAGATAAAATTTTCTGGCATTCCTTTAGTTGACCTTGGCGGCCGTTTTTACTATTTTGGAACATACTTCAAg GCTAATTTCTTCAAAGCGATGCAATTCTGCAGAGATCATGGAATGAACCTACTGAGTATTGAATCTGATGATGAAAATACAAGAATTTTAGATCATCTTTCAAAATATG CAAAAGGAATCGATCATTTCTGGACATCTGGATCAGATTTAGgagaagaaggaaaatttgtgtGGTTGTCCACtggaaaatatttaaattacacCAACTGGAGTCCCCCTCAACCAGATAATGCCGGAAATATAGAAAACTGTTTGGAACTTTGGAAGATTGATCGTTATATTTGGAATGACGAACCGTGTACAATACAATATAACTTTATTTGTGAGATGAAAGAATGTACCGACTTCTGcttataa